The sequence AAGTGAAATCCCGAGTGATTCGTCCTTGTTTCGgcccatcatctttctccttctccttctccttccccttgcTTTTACCATTCTTACCATCCCTGctgttctccttctccttctccttgtgTCTCGAGGATTTTCCATTGACGCCCTTCACCACCCCCGCTGTGGAAGTCACCTCAGACCGTACAATGTTGATTCCCTCGCTCCATACTCCTATCACATCGACCTCATCCTCGCATAATCCCAACAAACTCGACGATGGACCTGcaccttctcccttttcAGTAGGAGGGGAGAATAATCCTAGCCTCCAAGATTCACCTATCTGTACATTACTAGGCAGAGGTACAGCGATAGGTTTGTATGTACTTTGAGGAGGTatgaagatggtcaattccttgggggaggttgagggggagagagtGGGAGAGAGACGTTGCCAGGTGTAATGGATTGTCGTGGGGTTGTAACGCAATCTAGAATGAAACATTAGCATCGATCCATTTTGGGCGGTCGTATATGCATAAGCAAATGAATGATCGCTATGATACATCGTATTCACAAGATACGTATAGAAGTAGGacactcactcactctgtTCGTAGATCATTGGCTATCTGAGGTGTTATCACTACCTCTTTCGTTTGAGATGTTATGGACACGGGCGGTGGacggaggaaggagatgtaCCAATACATCTTGGAGGTCTtccttgatctcttcttggaCGATGAATTTGATCAAGTCACCTTGACTCTTCCTCCGAGGGTTTGATACTAGTCGGAGATGACGCTGCAGCCGAatagaagagaagagcaCAGACAAAGTCGAGTTGTAGAGATCCAAAAAAGTCGATGTCAAGAGATCTCAAAAATCCTTATCGAGCTCGGTTTTCTCGAATCTGACAACCGAAgtcttttcctttctttctttctcttcctcccttcttaTCTTATCTTGCCTACAGTATGATATAGCATTCAATCAATGCCTCTGGTAGAATACGATTCGTCTTCCGACTcggatccagatccagatcaagAGCATGAAGATCGACAAATTATCAGTAATGGGAGAACCAAACCCAAGGACCAAAAAAGGTCAGAATCAGATGAAATGATCGTTCGTCCCATGAAGAGGTATGTCTCATTCATATGCGGAACTCTAGCTTGCTTTGGGATCTCTCTCGCTGACTCCACCATGTGGGGTTCATAGACAAAGAACCTTACCTTCCCTTCCTGATACTTTCGAAACAGGTATGTTCAGCTAACTCATATGCAACGTCTGCCCCCAGCTGACTTTCAATCGTGAACGATAGCACCCAAAGACGATCCATCACTACACCAGGGTCGAAGACGCACGCGACCATACGTAGATGGAGAGTACAACACCCATGTCTATCTTTCTTGTGAGCTGTCCCATTCACTTGCTTCCGTGTACTAAGCTTATGATATGACCCAGTAAGCATTCCCACTGGTCTGCGAATGATTCTCGAAGAAGTGCTCAAAGCGATTCAAGACGAACTGCCGACTCATACCATGCActccctcttatcctccCTGCACATCTCTCTAACCCATCCCCTACCTCTGCGACGCCACCAGATCATCCCTTTCCGCAACGCTCTCACCGATCGACTGAGGACAGGGGACAAGTTCAGGTTGAGCTTTGCAAGTGAAATCAAGGTCTATTATAATCGCTTGGAAGGGGGTGAGGAAGGTAGTGGTGGGAGGGCATTTGTTGCGCTACGTGTTGGAGCAGGTGCCAAGGAGGTGAGCTTATGACTTACCTCTAAACCAAATGGAGTTGTAAAGCTGATTATGTGTTTTGCGTTTGCGTAGCTGGAAAGTATATTGGATAAAGTCATTCATCCTTTACTTGAGGTTAACCATTTCCCGAAATATCATGAGAACCCGGAATTCCATACCTCGTTTGGATGGACGCTGCTCCAACCTACTTCTGGAGAGTGCGACGGTACAATAGCTGGGGATGTCGATGATTATGATACGCCTAATCTCCCGACCACCCCAAGGGATTCCTCAACTACTGAATTCAAGTCAAAGTTCACACCATTCTTAGACGATCTAGTCAAACGCATCAACACCAAGTTCGAGGATGCAATATTAGAGAGACAACCCAAAGGCGGATGGGAGGTAGACACCGTCCAATTCAGAGTAGCTAAAGAAGTGCATATTCTACCGTTAGGCAAAAGGTAGACAATTGTTGTAATTACACATGAAACATATGAAATATCAATGCCAAACAATATCCTATCACACACTGCGCTTCCACTCATCCACCTAAtacaccttcttcccatgTTCAGGTCCATGCCCTCCATTAGTCGGTACAGGCACATTAACGAACCGCCTCAGCATCTCGATTTCCCACTCTCTCAACCCACTATCATACCTCCTCTGCCTGATAGCTTCGGGGGAATAATTCGTGTGGATCTCTTCGGCGCTCATCCCCGACATGATagcctcttccttttcctgtTTCTCAGACTGGATCGTCTGCTCTCGCTCGGCGATGGCTCGTTCCCACACTGGCCAGGGGATCGAGCTGTTCGTAGGTCCGggaacatcctcttcaagctgaCTGGCCACTTCAGATTCCCCCTTCACTTCGACCGAGGTAGGCTTGGCCGACAAAGCCTTCTCATCGCCATATAACGAGAACTCCCCCTGCCTCGTTCTCGTGAGCTTGACCACATGTGCTCCACATCCAAGCGCAACTCCAATATCATGCACGATAGACCTCACATACGTCCCGCTCGATACCGTCATCCTGACAGTGAATGTGGGTGGTCGTAAACCgttgatgggtgatatcTCAGGGTAATCGGGTTTTTCCAAATCCGGCACAAAAGATTCTTTGTCCACTTTCTCCTTCGTCGTCTGGACTTGAGCTACCGGTACATCCCCTGCACCATTAAacgcatcttcctctgatacTTCCTTCTTTGCTTTCGAGGATGACTCCGTACCGGCTTGAGAGACTATGTCGGTCAATTTCCTAaataccttcttctcatcctctgagAGTCGTTTGGTGGGCCATTTGTACTCGTGTCCCCCATCTCCTGGGGTCACGGATGCAGGTTTGAAATCTACTAATTCGATGGATACTTGGCATTTACGTGTGGGGATGGGTCGTGGAAGGGGTTTGGATTCTCGGGCGTATTCATAGAGAGGTTTACCGTCCATCTTCAGTGCTGAGAAGCTATGAGATGAAAAATATTAGCGTGATATCAACGGACATTCTCCGCTATaagcaagaagaggagaatggaTGGAGAGATAGTATGAGGGTACTTACATCGGAGGCACCTGATCTATCTCTCCTCTGAACCTATCCAGCACTTTCTCTATATCTTCCCTCGTGACATGTTCCCAGGACGACGTCGATAATACCGGATCATCAGAATCCATAGAAGTGGTTATGCATCCGAGAAGACCAATACTTTCGTATTCCTATCAGGTCGTTCAAATCAGCTAGAGGACGAAGAGCGAAGGTCTCCTTGGACCAGCTGGATCATTTACCTTGGTGCATTCCAAGAACCTATTCAAATGCTTCGTACCTCGATTCACACCGATGACTACCACATTCAAGTCAGCTGCTTGCTGTCCCTACCAAAAGGTGGATCACCTTGATGAGCTAACCTAATACACCATCAGCCAGCGGATCCAAAGTTCCCCCTTGACCAATCTTCAGCCCCAAATGAGTCGTATTCTTCTTTTTGTTCTTCTGGTATCTCGCATGTTTCCGTTTCTCGGGATCATCGAATAATTTAGAATCTAGTAAGAGCGATGTAATTGAATCTATCACTTTCATGCTGCGAGTCAATCACTTTGTTAGCCTTAGCTCACTGTATTCCGTCGTTATTTCACTAGAGTAAAAGAAGGTAAGGGCTAGTTATAGAGATACTTACGAACTAGGCCCAGAGGGTTTGGCGATGGGGAATAACCCATTGAGAGGCAGAGGaggtatggaaggtgattttggCATTGTGGAAATCAGGGGTGAAGGTCGAGTTATTCCGGTTGAACGAGGTAGACCCCTCAGAGGTTGGCGGACGAAGGGTTTGATCTTGGATGAGTTCGCTGATGAACCTCAGCgctgagatgatcttggGGTAGTTGTGTATGGGTATAAGTGAAGGGAGTTGAGAGATGTCTATTCGGTCCTCACAGAGAAGTCAAGCTGCATCTAACTTTTTTGCTCTCACCGACTGTGTTACGTAAGCACTTCCCCACTTCAACATCACACCTCGATGAAAGGTTGAGTTGAAGATGCAACATCCTACCCATAggtcttcttccctcctctccatcagcaacaacagcaagaGCTCAACATAAGCCAGGACGATAACCCACCATGgcagcttcatcatccaaagCCCACGTGAAGCACTTCAAGCCCTACTTCACCCCTCTCGAAGTGGAGAAGCTATCCGCGAAACAACGAGGGAAATTGAGCGtatcaagagaagagaaagtgagGCAGCAGGCTTGTGGGTTCATTGATGCTGTGGGTGTACGATGTGGATTGTAAGTTGGATCGCCTTTATTCACTTCACAAGGAAACACAGCTTATACTCTGGCTTTGTGTAACACATAGTCCGAGAAGGACAATAGCTACTGCTCAGACGCTTCATATGCgattccatctcttcttttcCTATAAGGAATTCAACTATATCGTAAGTCTCATAGTCTCCCTGTGTACCCAGGAATATAGCTTATGAAAGATGGTGGCAATAGGAGACTGCACTCTCAACATTATACGTGTCATCCAAACTACACGATACAATCAAGAAACCACGAGATATCATCCTTGCTTCTTTCCCTATTCGATATCCAAATCTAGTGAGAAAAGGAACAGTGGATATAGCTACCGCCGAGGCGAATGGGCTAGAAcatgagagaaagaaggtatTGGCCATTGAAAGGTTGGTATTGGAAACTATGGGGTTTAAGTTTGGGGTGGAAACTGGTTTGAGGGGGGTTATAAAGATAGGGAAGAAATTGGGTTGTGGGTTGATTTTTCTTCCTTGGAAAACGATCGTTCGTGCTGATGGCTTGATCATATAGTGGGCAAGGACTTGTGTCAGAATGCTTGGAGAGTGGCTGTGGATTGGTAAGTTAGACGTATCATCACAGATAAGTATCGTAAAGACTCGGCTGATGGGTATCGTACTGTATTTTAGTCATCGTACTCAGGCGCCTTTGTCTTTCCCTCCGCATATCATTGCTCTAGGATCGATATATACAGCTTCGCTATTATTGTCAGAGACGACGAAATTACCATCGAATGGAACTATCACGTCCAACGGGGTGCACTCTGCCCCTCAAGTGGTAGATTTGCTAGGGCGGTGCGGAGCATGGGAAACGGAATACTCAGCTACGGCAGGTCATATAGATGGTGAGCTGACCCCATTCGACCAGGTAGAACATACAGCTAATCACACTACACAGATATCGCACACCACCTGATAGACCTATACAcgaccatcctctcctcactCCCCGACACTCTACCTAGCGCACATACTCCTTCTCCGGTCTCACCGAAGGAACcgaacccttcttcatcccaaaCATCAAATACTTCTACCTCATCGCCTACAGAATTCCCATTACCCCTCTATTGGACATCGCAGACATTGACCGAATTGAAAATAGAGTTGAGAAATAGGAGACCTGGTGGACCACCTGCGCATGTTGGATGGGCACCTGCTGGGTCTGAGAGTGTCAACGAAAATGGCAATGGGGGGGATGAAGCTGTTGAAGGGATGGGGAAGAACGAGGGGACGATCAGGTTCTtatgggatgaggaagaggttgtaTAAGCTGTAATCTTTTGTGTCAACTCATACTGTATGTTGCAGAGCGTGGCGGATGTATACCATGCATAGCATCATGCTGCATTTGCCAGGTAATCAGACCTACGTCCATACATATCTTCATGTTTGTAATGATACCGCTATATATAcgttgttgaggatgatcatgatcgGCCCAATATGGTTCCGAAAATGCCGCGTATAAACGCATAAACGTCACTGACTGCAATACCGACGCCTGAATGTGAATGACAACAAACCATGTTGACCTGACATTCATCCATTAGCATACCACATCTCAGACTCGTTGTTATTTCTGACTACACTCaaccctcaccctccatatcctcgtcgctctttctccttccatACTCTACAAGTCGACACTCAACGTCACAGTGGTCATTCCCTCCGGTCGGTAAGGGGCAACTCCGCTCACATCCACCTTGGCCCCCTCGACTGTTCTTCGAGTACAATGTCCAGTCTAGATGACTGTAAGTACGCACCATAATGTAGAGATGCTGTCTGCTAATCTGTATGGGTCGAAACAAAGTCGTAGAACACTCTTCCGGACCTTCAATACCACCTCGATACTCGTCCGCTGGTGTTTATCGTGGAGCAGCACCGGTCCCAACAATCGGTGGGGGAGGTATCGAGAATGTTGGGTTTGAAGGGTtcgaggtggacgagggtgaagaggaagatgaggatacAGGAATGGTCAGAGCTGTGAGTGAGCCTCTCACCGTGATTCGTGGGAAGAGGTTGCTGATATGTGAGATGCAGCTTGAAACAGGATTTATACCATCCTCACAAAccccttcatccctccctccGCTATTCTCATTATCGCTCGTCCAATACTCTCCGCCATcgtccctcatccacctccgaGCAGCCAACAACCTCCTATTCCTCGCCGCCGCACCTCTATCAATCATCATAATCGACTTGGAAAACCCAGAAGAATTAGTTACTATAGATTTACCCAAACCTGCTCCCGAGAAGGGCAGTCCAGCTCTCACAGTGACtccaacaatcaacaaaCTCTATGCAGATCCTACCGCTAGACATCTGCTGATAACGACCAATACGGGTGATACGTTCTATCTACCCATCAGTCCTGGAAACGCTGCCGTCCAATCTAGACGTCCCAGACCTCTGAAATTGAGGCAAAGTATAACAGCCGTAGGATGGTCACCCATCTCAGGGAACGCCTCAACGGAGAGTAATGGTCAAGACGGTGGTGGACAAGCTCATGGAAAAGGGGATATAGTTACTCCTCCCTCTACGGATGTCTTACTGGGAACGACAACGGGACAAATCTTATctctaccccttcctcctcaggACGATATCTTCAAATCCGTCTCAATAGGAATGAGTAAACCCACTGAGAAGGATCTGCAGACTGTCTACTCTCTACCTGATCAACAGCCCGTTACGGGTATAGGATACGGATTCTGGTCTACTGGATCAAGTGGTGCTTCACGGAAGAAGGGGGCGGAGAGAAAAGCTTGGGTGGTGATAACGACGAACGAGAGGATGTACGAGATTCAGGGGATGGTCAGTTCCACTACTGCTGGTGGGAAGGGTGGTGGTTGGGCGGAAGAAGTTTTCAAACCGTTGAGAGATGGTACACCTAGTAAGCTGGCTTAACAAGGATATATGGAAGTGCGCAACTGACAAACTCATACAGAATTCCAAGAATTACCGGGAGATCCTCCGAGCTCGTCCTTGAGATTCTACATTCCGTCTGTTGAGGgtcaatcagcttcgtcgCTTCCTGCTGCTTCCGCTCTGGTCTGGCTCACAGGTAAGCTAATCCAGACTCCATATCGTTCGGGATGTCGATGGCTCACATCGATGATAGCTCCTGGTTTATACACCTCGATCATCGCGACCTCACTGTCCAATGATATCCTGACAAAGCCCTCTCTTATACCGTATCCATCATTCGATAACCCTTCTACACCAGCATTCAACCGGAATGCACCTGAAATTTCAGCATCACTACCGCCGACACCTATCGCCGTTTCGATCACACAGTGGCATTGGCTTTTGTTGTACCCTAATAGGATAGTCGGTATATCGAGAGAAACCGAGAAGGTTGTATGGGACGAACAATTGCCTCTAGTAGGTGATCTTGTTGGCTGGGAGCATTTCATCAACTAATATGTGATTTAGGCTGCCGATGAAAAAGCCGTAGACCTCTCTGCGGATCCTGTATCTCGGACATTCTGGATATACACCGACAGATCCATCTTAGAAGTATTAGTGCGCAACGAGGATCGAGATGTGTGGCGAGCGAAGTTGGAGAAAGGGGAATACTCGGACGCTCTGACTTTTGCCAGAGTAAGTTGATCCTCATGGTGGCACGAGGTAACAGCTTATGATGTTTTGTCAGACATTACCCCAGAAAGATATCGTTCTTTCTAGACAAGGGGATTCACTGTTCGACCAAGGAAGATATATCCAAGCTGCTCAGTGTTACGCTAAATCAAGTCGAAGTTTTGAATTTGTCACTTTAAGGTTCATTGATGCGGACGAGAGGGATGCTTTGAGGATGTACCTTGCCGATAGGTTAGATCTGCTCAACAAGAAAGTGAGTGAACCGTCCCTGCAAGCCGAGCGTATTAGCTGACGAGGAAGCAGGAACGGACACAACGGATGATGCTTGCTACTTGGCTCGTTGAGATCTATCTTAGCAAGTGCAATACTCTAGAAGACATTGTAGCAGCTGAATCGGCTATATCAGACGTGGAAAGTCTGACCATGGAAAGAAagttgatggaggaggactTGAAGAACTTCATCACTACTTATCAGGTCAATTGCTCAGCTAGCTCGAAATGCTAGAGACGAAAGCTGACAATTATTGATAGAACGACTTGGAGCCGAAAGTGGTGTATGAGCTCATACTATCTCACGGTCGGACCGATCTTTATTTGTTTTATGCGAATCTGAACAAAGATCATGGAAAGGTTGTTGAGCACTGGGTGACTGAAGAGAAATGGCTTAAAGCCATAGATGTGTTGAACAGGCAGGTGAATAAAGGCTCCCACGCATACCAGAAGCCTTCTTGCTGATAATTGCGCAGGATTCCGTCGACTTGTACTATCGCTTTGCGTCCATATTGATGCGGAATGCTCCCAAGGAAACTGTCGACTCATGGCTGCGacaatcatcactctctccGCGTCGACTCATCCCAGCCCTCTtacagcagcagcagcggaaAGAGCCAATTGCATCAAACCATGCCATACGGTATCTCTCGCATGTTATACATAATCAAGGGTCAACGGATACTACAATCTacaaccttctcctcaccttctacgcatctgatcctgatccaGACGACACGCCGTTGCTTCGAtttctttcctcttgtcCTGATGATCCCGAAACGGAAAGACCATATTACGACTTAGATTATGCCTTGAGAACGTGTAAACAGCATAGTAGGATACAACCTTGTGTTCACATATACTCGAAATTGGGTTTATATGAGAGTAGTGTGGACTTGGCTCTGGAGAAAGGAGATTTGGAATTGGCAAAGATCAATGCGGATAGAccggacgatgatgatgcgttgaggaagaagttgTGGTTGAAGATTGCCAAGTATGTTGTACAGGAGCAGAAAGATATcaaaaggtgagttctgctCCCCTGCTTCTCATTGAAGAAATCACCACATAATGATATGAGCTGAGAAGTATGTCGTGGTCGCAGTGCAATGAAATTCCTCGAATCAACAGATCTAATCAAGATCGAAGATATCTTACCATTCTTCCCTGACTTTGTGGTCATTGACGATTTCAAGGTTGAAATCTGCAACGCCCTTGAGGAATA comes from Kwoniella bestiolae CBS 10118 chromosome 1, complete sequence and encodes:
- a CDS encoding tRNA pseudouridine(55) synthase → MPKSPSIPPLPLNGLFPIAKPSGPSSMKVIDSITSLLLDSKLFDDPEKRKHARYQKNKKKNTTHLGLKIGQGGTLDPLADGVLVIGVNRGTKHLNRFLECTKEYESIGLLGCITTSMDSDDPVLSTSSWEHVTREDIEKVLDRFRGEIDQVPPIFSALKMDGKPLYEYARESKPLPRPIPTRKCQVSIELVDFKPASVTPGDGGHEYKWPTKRLSEDEKKVFRKLTDIVSQAGTESSSKAKKEVSEEDAFNGAGDVPVAQVQTTKEKVDKESFVPDLEKPDYPEISPINGLRPPTFTVRMTVSSGTYVRSIVHDIGVALGCGAHVVKLTRTRQGEFSLYGDEKALSAKPTSVEVKGESEVASQLEEDVPGPTNSSIPWPVWERAIAEREQTIQSEKQEKEEAIMSGMSAEEIHTNYSPEAIRQRRYDSGLREWEIEMLRRFVNVPVPTNGGHGPEHGKKVY